A genomic region of Desulfosarcina ovata subsp. ovata contains the following coding sequences:
- the uvsE gene encoding UV DNA damage repair endonuclease UvsE encodes MIRLGLCCIFRKAPIKFRRTTAKHLLLLDRGDQRRRLASICMHNADALYRALEFCHARGIGAFRINSQILPLKTHPQAGYTLQELPGGDDIIARFKQCGHFVRHNGLRTSFHPDQFIVLTSPDSGVVERSLADLAYHAEVAEWVAADVINIHGGGGYGEKPAALERLTRVIEGLPPAIRSRLTLENDDRVYTPADLLPVCRATGIPLVYDLHHHRCLPDGEGVETTTAAALATWDREPLMHLSSPLNGWQQPPFRPHHDYIDPADFPDCWRDLDLTLEVEAKAKELAVLKLRRWMADAGIAFAGR; translated from the coding sequence ATGATCCGGCTCGGCTTATGCTGCATCTTTCGAAAGGCACCCATCAAATTCCGGCGCACCACGGCCAAACACCTGTTGTTGTTAGATAGAGGGGATCAACGGCGCCGCCTGGCATCCATCTGCATGCACAACGCCGATGCCCTCTACCGCGCCCTTGAATTTTGCCATGCGAGGGGTATCGGGGCGTTTCGGATCAACAGCCAGATCCTGCCGCTCAAAACCCACCCCCAGGCCGGATATACGCTGCAGGAGCTACCGGGAGGCGACGACATCATCGCCCGTTTCAAGCAGTGTGGGCATTTCGTTCGTCACAACGGTCTTCGCACCAGTTTCCATCCGGATCAGTTCATCGTGCTCACTTCGCCGGACTCCGGTGTGGTCGAGCGCTCACTGGCCGATCTGGCCTACCATGCCGAAGTGGCCGAATGGGTGGCGGCAGACGTGATCAACATCCATGGTGGCGGTGGCTATGGTGAGAAACCCGCCGCCCTGGAACGGTTGACCCGTGTAATCGAGGGGCTTCCCCCGGCGATCAGGAGCCGCCTGACCCTGGAAAACGATGACCGGGTCTACACGCCGGCGGATCTGCTGCCGGTTTGCCGGGCCACCGGTATCCCGCTGGTCTACGATTTGCACCATCATCGCTGCCTGCCCGACGGGGAAGGTGTCGAAACGACCACCGCAGCAGCGCTGGCCACCTGGGACAGGGAGCCCCTGATGCATCTTTCCAGCCCGCTGAACGGCTGGCAGCAGCCCCCTTTCCGGCCCCACCACGATTACATCGATCCGGCGGATTTTCCCGATTGCTGGCGGGATCTTGACCTCACCCTGGAGGTGGAAGCCAAAGCCAAAGAGCTGGCCGTCCTGAAGCTGCGACGCTGGATGGCTGACGCCGGGATCGCCTTTGCGGGCCGTTGA
- a CDS encoding TIGR04283 family arsenosugar biosynthesis glycosyltransferase: MHIPAARQTLIVFGRYPIPGKTKTRLIPALGPAGAADLQRRLSEHTVAAARRMAGRTGTRIVFCHAGGEQHRLQRWLGGGDVTYAAQAAGDLGRRMVTAIREAFHQGAGRVVLVGTDIPGLTAEGIEQAFDSLKRHDLVLGPSRDGGYWLVGMNRPIDLFGGMAWSRSDVLANTLERARRLGVAPFLLDPMSDLDTPADLDPLKPIGPYLSIVIPTLNEAAQIGRTLETAASVDAETMVCDGGSTDGTLVIARQMGARIVPCPRGRAIQQNRGAAMARGGVLLFLHADTRLPDGYVAHVFETLMDRRVVLGAFGFATDRRTPAMRWITFWTNLRAGRLKLPYGDQGLFLRRHDFQRAGGFPPVSIAEDLYLVRRMARYGRIALAPVAAVTSARRWQRLGPLRTTLINTVIATGCLAGIAPQRLAPLYRWPSKHE, encoded by the coding sequence ATGCACATACCCGCAGCTCGCCAGACGCTGATCGTTTTCGGCCGCTATCCAATACCGGGGAAGACCAAGACCCGCCTGATTCCGGCGCTGGGACCGGCCGGTGCCGCCGATCTGCAGCGCCGCCTCAGCGAACACACCGTGGCGGCGGCACGCCGAATGGCCGGGCGAACGGGCACCCGGATCGTTTTCTGCCATGCTGGTGGGGAGCAGCATCGTCTGCAGCGCTGGTTAGGCGGCGGGGATGTGACCTACGCGGCCCAGGCTGCCGGCGATCTCGGCCGGCGCATGGTCACGGCGATCCGGGAGGCGTTCCATCAGGGGGCCGGCCGGGTGGTACTGGTGGGAACGGACATTCCCGGGTTGACCGCCGAAGGGATTGAACAGGCCTTTGATTCGCTGAAACGCCACGACCTCGTGCTGGGGCCCAGCCGGGACGGCGGCTACTGGCTGGTGGGGATGAACCGGCCGATCGACCTCTTCGGCGGCATGGCCTGGAGCCGGTCCGATGTGCTGGCCAACACCCTGGAACGGGCCCGCAGGCTGGGCGTCGCCCCCTTTCTGCTCGATCCCATGAGCGATCTGGACACGCCGGCGGATCTGGATCCCTTGAAGCCGATCGGGCCCTATCTGTCGATCGTCATCCCGACCCTGAATGAGGCCGCTCAGATCGGCCGCACCCTTGAAACGGCGGCCTCTGTTGATGCCGAAACGATGGTTTGCGACGGGGGCAGCACGGACGGCACCCTGGTCATCGCCCGGCAGATGGGCGCCCGCATCGTCCCCTGTCCCAGGGGCCGGGCGATCCAACAAAACCGGGGCGCGGCCATGGCCCGCGGCGGGGTGCTGCTTTTTCTGCATGCCGACACCCGCCTGCCCGACGGTTATGTGGCGCATGTTTTCGAGACCCTGATGGATCGTCGCGTGGTGCTTGGCGCCTTCGGGTTTGCGACGGACCGGCGCACTCCGGCCATGCGCTGGATCACCTTCTGGACCAACCTGCGGGCCGGCCGGCTGAAACTGCCTTACGGCGACCAGGGACTGTTCCTGCGCCGGCATGATTTTCAGCGTGCCGGCGGTTTTCCGCCGGTATCCATTGCCGAAGACCTCTACCTGGTTCGCCGCATGGCCCGATATGGCCGCATCGCCCTGGCACCGGTGGCGGCGGTTACCTCAGCCAGACGCTGGCAGCGCCTGGGTCCGCTGCGCACCACGTTGATCAACACCGTCATTGCCACAGGTTGCCTGGCCGGCATCGCCCCCCAACGCCTGGCCCCCCTCTACCGGTGGCCATCGAAACACGAATGA
- a CDS encoding energy-coupling factor transporter transmembrane component T family protein, producing MLLITYRYLFVLEQEYQRLVRAMKIRNFRPATTLHTYRTYAYLVGMFFVRASERAKRVHSAMICRGFNGRFISLRVFPPNPHNRVFAIATLFTLVLLVGLAWRR from the coding sequence ATGCTCCTGATCACCTACCGCTATCTGTTTGTCCTGGAGCAGGAGTACCAGCGGCTGGTCCGGGCCATGAAAATCCGCAACTTCCGACCGGCCACCACCCTGCACACCTACCGGACCTACGCCTATCTGGTGGGCATGTTCTTTGTGCGAGCCTCGGAGCGGGCCAAGCGAGTGCATAGCGCCATGATCTGCCGGGGCTTCAACGGCCGCTTCATCAGCTTACGGGTGTTCCCGCCCAATCCCCACAACCGGGTATTTGCCATCGCGACGCTCTTCACGCTGGTTCTGCTGGTCGGGCTGGCATGGCGGCGGTGA
- a CDS encoding HDOD domain-containing protein, with translation MTDLPGILKKVNNLEPIPTVIHKVLALAGDPDASLRDLMTVVERDPAITANLLKTVNSAHMGLPVKVDSVHQAVSMLGQQQVVEMVLSQNLSTNLNHSQEGYGLAKGDLWRQSLAVAMVARTLAKQRDLMSLPAIYTAALLKDIGKVILHEYVADQLETIQQMVSDRGMSFVEAENEVLGMDHAALGGIIAKQWQFSPHMIYMIENHHLANVASRNDPATAAIYLADMVAMMVDTGLGVDRLAYHVYQDVFNDFFADKTAVREMMLCYKTFQREVNEFMDSV, from the coding sequence ATGACCGATCTGCCCGGCATACTGAAAAAAGTCAACAATCTGGAACCTATTCCGACCGTCATTCACAAGGTTCTGGCCCTGGCGGGTGATCCGGATGCCTCCTTGCGAGACCTGATGACGGTGGTCGAACGCGATCCGGCCATCACCGCCAACCTGCTCAAAACGGTCAACTCTGCCCACATGGGGTTGCCGGTCAAGGTCGATTCGGTTCACCAGGCGGTCTCCATGCTGGGGCAGCAGCAGGTGGTGGAGATGGTTCTGTCCCAGAATCTTTCCACCAACCTGAACCACTCCCAGGAGGGCTACGGATTGGCAAAAGGAGACCTGTGGCGTCAGAGTCTGGCCGTTGCCATGGTGGCCAGGACCCTGGCCAAACAGCGGGACCTGATGAGTCTGCCAGCCATTTACACGGCAGCGCTGCTTAAAGACATCGGCAAGGTCATTCTCCACGAATATGTAGCCGATCAGTTGGAAACCATTCAACAGATGGTGTCCGACCGGGGCATGAGTTTCGTCGAGGCGGAAAACGAGGTCCTCGGCATGGATCACGCCGCCCTGGGCGGCATCATCGCCAAGCAGTGGCAGTTCAGCCCGCACATGATCTATATGATCGAAAACCACCACCTGGCCAACGTCGCCTCGCGCAACGATCCGGCCACCGCTGCCATCTATCTGGCCGATATGGTGGCCATGATGGTCGATACGGGCCTTGGCGTCGACCGGCTCGCCTACCATGTGTATCAGGATGTCTTCAATGACTTTTTTGCGGACAAAACCGCGGTGCGTGAAATGATGCTATGCTACAAAACTTTTCAGCGCGAGGTCAACGAGTTCATGGACTCGGTATAG
- a CDS encoding radical SAM protein, with protein sequence MTRKKRRYPHKKRPGPQPSRPLTAVVANARGEIFDLEGFVAVGTDGPRQDPLTTANTIALPHGSELMFLPDRIPLLIDLSTGKTRPVADNPYVPGERIFPVAAFNSPGVVLTHVCAYEERPGAKTLPLFSYGAVGWQDGGFRSAAIVVDREPRQDLRRMPRDRIVAGVERMRRTLPDNRLARHLEHCALTYGCPAGKNFFLSRYEAPLPTSKACNARCLGCISLQHDPQLTSSQNRIAFTPTAEEIADVALAHIRRVKKSVVSFGQGCEGDPLMAARVIGPAIARIRTATDQGTINMNTNASLPQVLAPLLDAGLDSIRVSMNSVREACYHAYFRPKGYRFAHVLESIDTALAKGRHVAINYLNCPGFTDSPEETAALSVFLEKHPVHLIQWRNLNFDPGRYLKMMRRVAPLGPPVGMDQLLKMIRKRFPDLKYGYFNPPKEHFTAAPPAAPEDVDP encoded by the coding sequence ATGACTCGAAAAAAGCGCCGATATCCGCATAAAAAACGACCGGGCCCCCAGCCCTCCAGGCCCCTTACCGCCGTGGTGGCCAACGCCAGAGGCGAAATCTTCGATCTGGAGGGCTTTGTGGCGGTCGGCACCGACGGGCCGCGGCAGGATCCCCTGACCACCGCCAACACCATCGCCCTGCCCCACGGCAGCGAACTGATGTTTCTGCCCGATCGCATCCCCCTGCTCATCGATCTTTCCACCGGCAAGACCCGACCCGTGGCCGACAACCCGTATGTGCCCGGGGAGCGGATCTTTCCCGTGGCCGCCTTCAACTCTCCCGGCGTGGTGCTGACCCATGTCTGTGCCTATGAGGAACGGCCCGGGGCAAAGACCCTGCCGCTGTTCAGCTACGGGGCGGTCGGCTGGCAGGATGGCGGGTTTCGCTCGGCGGCCATAGTGGTCGACCGTGAACCCCGCCAGGATCTGCGCCGCATGCCCCGGGACCGGATCGTTGCCGGAGTCGAACGGATGCGCCGCACACTGCCGGACAACCGGCTGGCCCGCCATTTGGAGCACTGTGCCCTGACCTACGGCTGCCCGGCGGGCAAGAACTTCTTTCTGAGCCGCTACGAAGCCCCGCTGCCCACATCAAAGGCCTGCAATGCCCGTTGCCTGGGCTGCATCTCCCTGCAGCACGACCCCCAGTTGACTAGCAGCCAGAACCGCATCGCCTTCACCCCGACGGCCGAAGAGATCGCCGATGTGGCCCTGGCGCACATCCGCCGGGTAAAAAAGAGCGTGGTCAGCTTTGGCCAGGGCTGTGAAGGCGACCCGCTCATGGCTGCCCGGGTGATCGGCCCGGCCATCGCCCGCATCCGCACGGCCACCGACCAGGGCACCATCAACATGAACACCAACGCCAGCCTGCCCCAGGTGCTGGCCCCCCTGCTGGACGCGGGACTGGACAGCATCCGGGTGAGCATGAACTCCGTGCGCGAAGCCTGTTACCATGCGTATTTCAGGCCAAAAGGATACCGCTTTGCCCATGTTCTGGAGAGCATCGATACCGCCCTTGCCAAGGGCCGGCATGTGGCCATCAACTACCTGAATTGCCCGGGATTCACCGACAGCCCCGAAGAGACGGCGGCCCTGTCGGTTTTCCTGGAAAAGCATCCCGTGCATCTGATCCAGTGGCGCAACCTCAACTTCGATCCCGGTCGCTACCTCAAAATGATGCGCCGCGTCGCGCCGCTGGGCCCGCCGGTGGGCATGGATCAACTGCTCAAAATGATCCGCAAACGCTTTCCCGATCTCAAGTATGGTTATTTCAATCCGCCCAAAGAGCACTTTACCGCCGCCCCGCCGGCGGCACCAGAGGATGTTGACCCATGA
- a CDS encoding divergent polysaccharide deacetylase family protein has protein sequence MAKKGPVKPKPKTKPKVRKSRKKAGTTQRQLMKIAAGLGLLVCIVITAALLANRILSRPTPSPVTRPKPEPVTKPVPVKKPVPAAPTTHPKPVSPAVPDYEAFHRETVPPPSPITRIKPVTNGIPVAIIIDDIGYDRKMAEGFLALSVPLTFSVLPEGTFNRRIIAEARDKDVEIMLHLPMEPANYPAVNPGPGALFASMTPDELIAQLNADLDSVPGVKGVNNHMGSKLTASSEQMRQVFTILKKRGLFFVDSRTSADTRCRPSAELLKLPFAERDVFIDHEQTPEFVRKQLKLLIKRAKAQGYAIGIAHPHSVTLKVLREMLPELKNAVFLTHASRVVAFQEG, from the coding sequence ATGGCTAAGAAAGGCCCGGTAAAACCGAAGCCGAAAACAAAACCCAAGGTCCGGAAAAGCAGAAAGAAGGCCGGCACCACCCAGCGGCAGTTGATGAAAATCGCTGCCGGTCTGGGCCTGCTGGTGTGCATCGTAATTACCGCCGCTTTGCTGGCCAACCGGATTTTGAGTCGGCCCACACCATCACCGGTGACCCGGCCGAAGCCGGAGCCCGTCACCAAACCGGTTCCGGTCAAAAAACCGGTGCCAGCCGCGCCGACGACTCATCCGAAACCGGTGTCGCCGGCCGTTCCGGATTACGAGGCGTTTCACCGCGAGACGGTGCCCCCGCCCTCGCCGATTACCAGGATCAAACCGGTAACCAACGGCATTCCGGTGGCCATCATCATCGATGATATCGGTTACGATCGCAAAATGGCCGAAGGGTTTCTCGCGCTATCGGTACCGCTGACCTTTTCCGTGCTACCCGAGGGCACCTTCAACCGGCGCATCATCGCCGAGGCCCGCGATAAGGATGTGGAAATCATGCTCCATCTGCCCATGGAGCCGGCCAACTATCCGGCGGTCAATCCGGGACCGGGAGCCCTGTTCGCCAGCATGACACCCGACGAATTGATTGCTCAACTCAATGCCGACCTGGACAGCGTACCGGGCGTCAAAGGCGTCAACAACCACATGGGCTCTAAGCTGACCGCCTCTTCGGAGCAGATGCGCCAGGTTTTCACGATCCTGAAAAAACGCGGTCTCTTTTTTGTGGACAGCCGCACCTCAGCCGATACCCGCTGCCGTCCCTCGGCGGAACTGCTGAAACTGCCCTTTGCCGAACGAGACGTGTTTATCGACCATGAACAGACGCCCGAATTTGTCAGAAAACAGCTCAAGCTGCTGATCAAGCGGGCCAAAGCCCAGGGATACGCCATCGGCATCGCCCATCCCCATTCGGTTACACTCAAGGTGCTCAGGGAAATGTTGCCGGAGCTGAAAAATGCCGTTTTCCTCACCCATGCATCCCGGGTGGTGGCTTTTCAGGAGGGCTAA
- a CDS encoding EI24 domain-containing protein — MNLFSGILYNLRGLWLGLRTPRLLMLGLLRFAVVALLTVGLSGVILAKHAEILALLWQRPESAWIVWAWYLASWLLSLLLMGISAVIAYLLSQILFAVLVMDLMSRITERLVGGPVAASPRVPVMTQMGFLIRQEVPRNIIPVLLTLLLMVLGWFTPLGPVVTTIGPLVAAIFLAWDNTDLVPARNLQPFRLRFKSLVRSLPFHLGFGLPFLIPVLNLIFLSFAPVGATLYHLDREKRVTGSPPEASM, encoded by the coding sequence ATGAATCTTTTTTCCGGTATTCTATATAATCTTCGGGGACTCTGGCTGGGGCTGCGAACGCCGCGGCTGCTGATGCTGGGACTGCTGCGGTTCGCGGTGGTCGCCCTGCTGACCGTGGGCTTGTCTGGCGTGATCCTGGCCAAACATGCGGAAATTTTGGCCCTGCTGTGGCAGCGGCCCGAAAGCGCCTGGATTGTCTGGGCCTGGTACCTGGCCTCCTGGCTGCTCTCTTTGCTGCTCATGGGCATCTCGGCCGTGATCGCCTACCTTTTAAGCCAGATCCTGTTTGCCGTTCTGGTCATGGACCTCATGTCCCGCATTACCGAGCGCCTGGTTGGCGGTCCGGTTGCCGCCTCCCCCCGTGTACCGGTCATGACCCAGATGGGGTTTCTGATTCGCCAGGAGGTGCCCCGCAACATCATTCCGGTGCTTCTGACCCTGCTGCTCATGGTCCTGGGATGGTTCACGCCGTTGGGTCCGGTGGTGACCACCATCGGACCGCTGGTGGCCGCCATCTTCTTGGCCTGGGACAACACCGATCTCGTGCCGGCGCGCAACCTCCAGCCCTTTAGGTTGCGATTCAAAAGCCTGGTACGCAGCCTGCCGTTTCACCTGGGCTTCGGCCTGCCATTTCTGATTCCGGTACTGAATCTCATTTTTCTCAGTTTCGCACCGGTGGGCGCCACCCTGTACCACCTTGACCGGGAAAAGCGAGTGACGGGGTCACCGCCGGAAGCCAGCATGTGA
- a CDS encoding DUF4198 domain-containing protein — MVGVAVLFSIVFCGNVALAHFGMVIPSDTMVMQDDNRTVHVTLSFSHPMELVGMELVKPKVFGVLANGKEQDLLGQLKPATVMDHKAWQVDYAVKRPGVYMFHMEPQPYWEPAEDCFIIHLTKTVVTAFGDDEGWDAELGLKTEIVPIAKPFGLYAGNVFQGIVKMDGKPVPYAEVEVEFYNQDKTAHAPTDYMVTQTIKADADGVFTYATPAAGWWGFAALNTADYTIKHEGEDKDVEMGAVIWVYFHDWK; from the coding sequence ATGGTAGGCGTGGCAGTCTTGTTTTCAATCGTTTTTTGCGGCAATGTGGCCTTGGCCCATTTCGGCATGGTGATTCCGTCAGATACCATGGTCATGCAGGATGACAACCGCACGGTACATGTTACCCTCTCCTTTTCCCATCCCATGGAACTGGTGGGTATGGAGCTGGTCAAACCCAAGGTGTTCGGGGTGCTGGCCAACGGCAAAGAGCAGGATCTGCTCGGCCAGCTGAAACCGGCCACGGTAATGGATCACAAAGCCTGGCAGGTCGACTATGCGGTGAAGCGGCCCGGCGTCTACATGTTCCACATGGAGCCCCAACCCTACTGGGAGCCGGCCGAGGACTGCTTTATCATCCACCTGACCAAAACCGTGGTCACCGCCTTTGGTGATGACGAAGGCTGGGATGCGGAACTGGGGCTGAAAACGGAAATCGTACCCATCGCCAAACCGTTCGGCCTTTATGCGGGCAACGTGTTTCAGGGCATCGTCAAAATGGACGGCAAACCGGTGCCCTATGCCGAGGTGGAGGTGGAATTTTACAACCAGGACAAAACCGCCCATGCGCCCACCGACTACATGGTGACCCAGACCATCAAGGCCGATGCCGACGGCGTATTCACCTACGCCACGCCTGCCGCAGGGTGGTGGGGCTTTGCCGCGCTGAACACGGCGGACTATACTATCAAGCATGAGGGCGAGGATAAGGATGTGGAGATGGGCGCGGTGATCTGGGTTTACTTTCACGACTGGAAATAG
- the prmA gene encoding 50S ribosomal protein L11 methyltransferase: MKWIAAKVTFDSPDRELATDLVADIFYSLDLKGVVVDDPEMDPDQDWGDDAIRPPERPGVTGYFADTDKAAERCKALEAALERLDENTVRHPQVTYSRIDEEDWAEAWKEYFWPEKITDRLVVKPTWRDYPARPEELILEIDPGMAFGTGTHATTALSIGLIETHLKAGDRFLDVGAGSGILMIAAAKLGAGEVCGVDNDAVAVSVAEKNLRVNRIDRFQLFAGNLVDKVRQVFDVVAANILAEVILVLLPQVKTVLKDGAIFICSGIITAKKGIVMDGLSASGLTVIEVLEKDGWVAIASRKAAAA, translated from the coding sequence ATGAAATGGATCGCCGCCAAAGTGACCTTCGACAGCCCGGACCGTGAACTGGCCACGGATCTCGTGGCCGATATTTTCTATTCGCTGGACCTCAAGGGGGTCGTTGTGGACGACCCGGAAATGGACCCGGATCAGGACTGGGGCGACGATGCCATCCGCCCGCCCGAACGGCCGGGGGTCACCGGCTATTTTGCCGATACGGATAAAGCGGCCGAACGCTGCAAGGCCCTCGAAGCGGCCCTGGAGCGCCTGGACGAAAATACCGTCCGCCATCCCCAGGTGACCTACAGCCGCATCGACGAGGAGGACTGGGCCGAGGCCTGGAAGGAGTATTTCTGGCCGGAGAAGATCACCGACCGCCTCGTGGTCAAGCCCACCTGGCGCGATTATCCCGCCCGACCGGAGGAGCTCATCCTGGAGATCGACCCGGGGATGGCCTTCGGCACCGGCACCCACGCCACCACGGCGCTTTCCATCGGCCTGATCGAGACCCATCTCAAGGCCGGCGACCGCTTCCTGGACGTGGGCGCCGGATCGGGAATTCTGATGATCGCCGCCGCCAAACTGGGTGCCGGTGAAGTCTGCGGGGTGGACAACGATGCCGTGGCCGTGTCCGTGGCCGAAAAGAATCTGCGCGTCAACCGCATCGACCGGTTTCAGCTCTTTGCCGGCAACCTGGTGGACAAGGTCCGGCAGGTCTTCGACGTGGTGGCGGCCAATATCCTGGCCGAGGTGATCCTGGTTCTGTTGCCCCAGGTAAAAACGGTGCTGAAGGATGGCGCCATCTTCATCTGCTCGGGAATCATCACGGCCAAAAAAGGGATCGTCATGGATGGGTTGTCGGCCAGCGGTCTGACCGTGATCGAGGTGCTCGAAAAGGATGGGTGGGTGGCCATCGCCTCCCGGAAAGCGGCCGCCGCCTGA
- a CDS encoding energy-coupling factor ABC transporter ATP-binding protein gives MHPVILNLTDISYGYPGGPSVLDHLNFQLHIGDRIGLVAPNGSGKTTLFHIIMGLLKPMSGTVEVFGTARKTEADFVDVRRRIGLLFQDADDQLFSPTVLEDVAFGPLNLGKTREEAVEVAKRTLDFLGLAGFEERITYKLSGGEKRLVSLATVLAMEPEVLLLDEPSTGLDNGTKDALIHVLNSLELTFVLISHEFGFLSQTARHIYTMKSGRIRFDQELPIHTHKHAHLMGRQPHRHV, from the coding sequence ATGCACCCCGTGATTCTCAATCTGACCGACATCTCCTACGGCTATCCCGGTGGACCCAGCGTTCTGGATCATCTCAATTTTCAACTGCACATCGGTGACCGTATCGGCCTGGTAGCGCCCAACGGCAGTGGCAAGACCACCCTGTTTCACATTATCATGGGATTGCTCAAACCGATGTCCGGAACGGTCGAGGTTTTTGGAACGGCCAGGAAAACAGAAGCAGATTTCGTTGACGTGCGGCGGCGGATCGGGCTGTTGTTCCAGGATGCCGATGATCAGCTTTTTTCACCCACGGTTTTGGAGGATGTGGCCTTTGGCCCCCTGAATTTGGGCAAGACCCGGGAGGAGGCTGTTGAAGTGGCGAAAAGAACCCTTGATTTTTTGGGCCTCGCCGGGTTTGAGGAACGAATCACCTACAAGCTGTCCGGCGGCGAGAAACGGTTGGTATCCCTGGCCACGGTGCTGGCCATGGAGCCGGAAGTGCTGCTTCTGGACGAACCCTCCACCGGCCTGGACAACGGTACCAAGGACGCCCTGATCCACGTTTTGAACTCGTTGGAGCTCACCTTTGTACTGATCTCCCACGAATTCGGCTTTCTTTCCCAGACAGCCCGTCACATCTACACCATGAAAAGCGGCCGCATTCGTTTCGACCAGGAACTGCCCATCCACACCCACAAACACGCCCACCTCATGGGGCGGCAGCCTCACCGGCACGTCTAA
- a CDS encoding stage II sporulation protein M — protein sequence MQLATPSHEPGRTMLKREYARALATLYQARHGIAIVVVVYGAACAGGWKYAGALNFLHQTVSGLVDTFAAKRGMDFVFSLFMHNLVATYTTMCLLTLWGLVPLITAAANGLLLGWIVATAIGASIPDAAAMLVPHGLFEWPAMLISWGVSLWRGLGYRFNGLPGTYFDRWLTANRVFFLIVLPLLLVAAIIEGRAFLFSGVAG from the coding sequence TTGCAACTGGCAACCCCATCCCATGAACCCGGCCGCACCATGCTGAAACGAGAATACGCCCGGGCGCTGGCAACCCTTTACCAGGCACGCCATGGCATTGCCATCGTCGTTGTGGTGTATGGGGCGGCTTGCGCCGGCGGATGGAAGTATGCCGGCGCCCTGAATTTTTTACACCAGACCGTAAGCGGCCTGGTCGATACGTTTGCCGCCAAAAGAGGAATGGATTTTGTTTTTTCCCTTTTTATGCACAATCTGGTCGCCACCTATACCACCATGTGCCTGCTTACCCTGTGGGGCCTGGTGCCTTTGATTACCGCTGCCGCCAATGGGCTGCTGCTGGGCTGGATCGTGGCCACGGCCATCGGTGCATCGATTCCTGACGCCGCAGCGATGCTGGTGCCCCATGGCCTCTTCGAATGGCCGGCCATGCTGATTTCCTGGGGGGTCAGCCTCTGGCGCGGACTGGGGTATCGCTTTAATGGGCTGCCGGGGACCTATTTTGACCGCTGGCTCACCGCCAACCGGGTCTTTTTCCTGATCGTCCTGCCCTTGCTGCTGGTGGCCGCCATCATTGAGGGCCGGGCGTTTCTGTTTTCCGGTGTTGCCGGATAG